Proteins from a genomic interval of Amycolatopsis sp. cg13:
- a CDS encoding XRE family transcriptional regulator — translation MTRPSAGSFAVTLDTAIEESGLSLDRLQHHLAARGIRLSRSALSYWRRGRSQPERETSMAAVLQLEAVLSLEPGTLTSRLGPKAPRGRWLGEPACRIERRRLWPQLRAFSAELKPPPDGQLSFWSIHDRMVLDEHGSECALQVRMVAEAAVDGVDRLMTYYQADSFLTADPAYRRVRSARVGRVCVDRETGMVAGELRLERALALGEVTIVEYEIRFPPGSPIDHYHRRFTRPVAEYVCQVSFGARVPRRVRSFEQRGLGGPEHPGNPLAAGATHTTTLALRDVRPGIYGTGWQW, via the coding sequence GTGACTCGGCCTTCCGCGGGCTCGTTCGCGGTCACGCTGGACACCGCGATCGAGGAATCCGGGCTGTCGCTCGATCGGCTCCAGCATCACCTCGCCGCGCGCGGGATCCGGCTTTCGCGGTCGGCGCTGTCCTACTGGCGGCGCGGACGGTCGCAACCGGAACGCGAGACGTCGATGGCCGCGGTTTTGCAGCTCGAAGCGGTGCTGAGCCTCGAACCCGGGACGCTCACCTCGCGGCTGGGCCCGAAAGCGCCGCGCGGGCGCTGGCTCGGCGAACCCGCCTGCCGGATCGAGCGCCGTCGGTTGTGGCCGCAGTTGCGGGCGTTCTCCGCCGAGCTGAAGCCGCCGCCGGACGGGCAGTTGTCGTTCTGGTCGATCCACGACCGCATGGTGCTCGACGAGCACGGAAGCGAGTGCGCGTTGCAGGTCCGGATGGTCGCCGAGGCCGCCGTCGACGGCGTGGACCGGTTGATGACCTACTACCAGGCCGATTCGTTCCTGACCGCCGATCCGGCTTACCGCCGCGTGCGCTCGGCGCGGGTCGGCCGGGTCTGCGTCGACCGGGAAACCGGCATGGTCGCGGGCGAACTGCGGCTGGAGCGGGCGCTGGCGCTGGGCGAGGTGACGATCGTGGAGTACGAGATCCGGTTCCCGCCGGGCTCGCCGATCGACCACTACCACCGCCGCTTCACCCGGCCGGTCGCGGAGTACGTCTGCCAGGTGAGCTTCGGCGCGCGGGTCCCGCGCCGCGTCCGGTCCTTCGAGCAGCGCGGGCTCGGTGGTCCCGAACATCCCGGCAATCCGCTGGCCGCCGGTGCCACGCACACGACGACGCTGGCGTTGCGCGACGTCCGTCCCGGCATCTACGGCACCGGATGGCAATGGTGA
- a CDS encoding FAD-dependent monooxygenase, translating into MASEDTRIAIVGGGMGGLTAAIALRKIAGVQATVFEQAGKLGEVGAGVTVAPNAARVLERLGVLDRIRQVGAVPDGHGVYQNAMGGLVTDAAWEDSAKQYQNIGMYRPDLIDALASEVDPATIRLGHRLVSVETLGSGVRLEFENGADEVFDAVIGADGIHSVVRGAVGQFPEPVYSGYLVYRGVVDASRLPGDWRMISQVWMGNRRHFMCYPLQQRKLFNFVAGVPSDRPLDGPWSGPAAVGELAAEFAGADWDPKLQEFIGCIEHTFWWGLFDHEPLTNWSRGPITLLGDAAHTMLPHQGQGVNQAIEDSMALATFLAAADSVADIPEAFRRYTSVRMQRTAILQNGSRRAGAMFDAQYEFADLKKRDADLRVGRDFRRSAVFDYDAQKVAEQALNRFQGVPVA; encoded by the coding sequence GTGGCAAGCGAGGACACTCGAATCGCGATCGTCGGCGGAGGGATGGGCGGGCTGACGGCCGCGATCGCGCTGCGGAAGATCGCCGGCGTCCAGGCCACCGTGTTCGAGCAGGCAGGCAAGCTGGGCGAAGTGGGCGCGGGGGTCACGGTCGCGCCGAACGCCGCGCGCGTGCTCGAGAGACTCGGCGTGCTCGACCGGATCAGGCAGGTCGGCGCGGTCCCGGACGGGCACGGCGTCTACCAAAACGCCATGGGCGGTCTGGTGACCGACGCGGCATGGGAGGACTCGGCCAAGCAGTACCAGAACATCGGGATGTACCGCCCGGACCTGATCGACGCTTTGGCGTCGGAGGTCGATCCGGCGACGATCCGGCTCGGCCACCGGCTGGTTTCGGTGGAGACACTGGGTTCCGGCGTTCGCCTCGAGTTCGAGAACGGCGCGGACGAAGTGTTCGATGCCGTGATCGGAGCGGACGGCATCCATTCGGTGGTGCGGGGAGCCGTCGGCCAGTTTCCCGAGCCGGTCTACTCCGGGTACCTCGTCTACCGCGGAGTGGTCGACGCGTCCCGCCTGCCCGGCGACTGGCGCATGATCAGCCAGGTGTGGATGGGCAACCGGAGGCACTTCATGTGCTATCCGCTGCAGCAGCGGAAGCTGTTCAACTTCGTCGCCGGCGTCCCGAGCGACCGGCCGCTCGACGGGCCCTGGTCCGGACCGGCGGCGGTCGGCGAACTCGCCGCCGAGTTCGCGGGCGCGGACTGGGACCCGAAACTCCAGGAGTTCATCGGGTGCATCGAGCACACGTTTTGGTGGGGCCTCTTCGATCACGAGCCGCTCACCAATTGGTCCCGAGGGCCGATCACCCTGCTCGGCGACGCGGCGCACACGATGCTGCCGCACCAAGGGCAGGGGGTGAACCAGGCGATCGAGGACAGCATGGCGCTCGCCACGTTCCTCGCGGCGGCCGACAGCGTCGCCGACATTCCCGAGGCGTTCCGGCGCTACACCTCAGTCCGCATGCAACGCACGGCGATCCTGCAGAACGGCTCTCGCCGGGCCGGCGCCATGTTCGACGCACAGTACGAATTCGCGGACCTCAAGAAGCGCGACGCCGATCTCCGGGTCGGGCGCGACTTCCGGCGTAGCGCGGTATTCGACTACGACGCACAGAAAGTGGCCGAACAGGCGCTCAACCGATTCCAGGGGGTTCCGGTCGCATGA
- a CDS encoding CHAP domain-containing protein translates to MRRSSRTVLALAAAAAFAVSGTATATAAPAASVAQATSMAAHFGTVPASSTAGTIGDIYPAKWRNVPQDSVVDDWNMYNRECVSWAAFNIARHGESANNYGDAKYWDDNARNHGYRVDNTPTEGAIAQTDNGTYGHVAIVDSVHGGTVTVEDYNWTGDGHYLVHDVNASSFRYIHFYN, encoded by the coding sequence ATGCGCCGATCTTCCCGTACCGTCCTCGCCCTCGCCGCTGCCGCCGCCTTCGCCGTCAGCGGGACCGCCACCGCGACTGCTGCTCCTGCCGCGTCTGTTGCCCAGGCGACGTCGATGGCCGCCCACTTCGGAACCGTCCCGGCCTCGTCGACCGCGGGCACTATCGGCGACATCTACCCCGCGAAGTGGCGCAACGTTCCCCAGGACTCCGTCGTCGACGACTGGAACATGTACAACCGCGAGTGTGTCTCGTGGGCGGCCTTCAACATCGCGCGCCACGGCGAAAGCGCGAACAACTACGGCGACGCGAAGTACTGGGACGACAACGCGCGCAACCACGGCTACCGCGTCGACAACACTCCGACGGAGGGGGCGATCGCCCAGACGGACAACGGCACCTACGGCCACGTCGCGATCGTCGACAGCGTGCACGGCGGGACGGTCACCGTCGAGGACTACAACTGGACCGGCGACGGGCACTACCTGGTCCACGACGTGAACGCGTCGTCGTTCCGCTACATCCACTTCTACAACTGA
- a CDS encoding XRE family transcriptional regulator, which translates to MPSFANALDAAISGAGLTLDRLREHLAARGVTVSRSALAYWRTGRSLPGREASLHAVVELEQVLGLGAGGLTSLLGPQDRQCSRLPRTPLLERRRLWPSVRPATLEFELPPEDQVRLWSVHDELVVDDERQERLLRVRVVAEAAVDGVVRMATYYQTEDRLRPPPRFAAGHCCRAGRTRVDAVSGLLVAELLFDRELRAGEVAAAEYELVFPRGCPVQGYHRRLTRPAPLYTCRVQFGSCVPESIRRFEQRDLAAPRRKVEELRATRSGAVTLAARDVRSGIIGVDWTW; encoded by the coding sequence GTGCCGTCGTTCGCCAACGCGCTGGACGCCGCCATCAGCGGCGCCGGGCTGACCCTGGACCGGCTGCGCGAACACCTCGCCGCCCGCGGCGTCACGGTGTCGCGCAGCGCCCTGGCGTACTGGCGAACCGGACGTTCCTTGCCGGGCCGCGAGGCGTCGCTGCACGCGGTCGTCGAGCTCGAGCAGGTGCTCGGACTGGGCGCGGGCGGCCTCACGTCGTTGCTCGGGCCGCAAGACCGGCAGTGCTCCCGCCTGCCCAGGACTCCCCTGCTCGAACGGCGCCGGTTGTGGCCGTCGGTGCGGCCGGCGACGCTGGAATTCGAGCTGCCGCCGGAAGACCAGGTGCGGCTGTGGTCGGTGCACGACGAACTGGTCGTCGACGACGAACGCCAGGAACGCCTGCTCAGGGTCCGCGTGGTGGCCGAGGCCGCCGTCGACGGGGTCGTGCGGATGGCGACCTACTACCAGACCGAGGACCGCCTGCGACCGCCTCCGCGCTTCGCCGCCGGGCACTGCTGCCGCGCGGGCCGGACCCGGGTCGACGCGGTCAGCGGGCTGCTCGTCGCCGAGTTGCTTTTCGACCGGGAACTGCGCGCCGGAGAAGTCGCCGCGGCGGAATACGAATTGGTGTTTCCGCGCGGATGTCCGGTGCAGGGATACCATCGCAGGCTCACCCGGCCCGCTCCGCTGTACACGTGCCGGGTGCAATTCGGTTCTTGTGTTCCGGAAAGCATCCGCCGTTTCGAACAACGCGATCTCGCCGCGCCCCGCCGAAAGGTGGAAGAACTGCGCGCGACCCGCAGCGGCGCGGTGACGCTGGCGGCGCGCGACGTCCGCTCCGGGATCATCGGCGTGGACTGGACCTGGTAG
- a CDS encoding acetylxylan esterase, giving the protein MRSFSRRSLLATTTAAVAVALVPRAALALPAAPLSGTARDYEKDGPHQPVKAAGDSAHTLYYPGDLASSTAKHPVLIWGNGTGATVEQYEALFTHLASWGYLVAAANTGQSGSGKEMLDGARYLIAENARQGSIFHDRVDTGAIAAAGHSQGGGGAIAAGADPLVKTTLPIMPGPQGTVSALHGPAFFVSGQADIIVPAPYVRARFAACDQVPAVYGQLRGATHFLQGDTRYRLIGAITAWLQYHLAGDQAAKTVFYGPSPDLRQDTAAWSDFARNSRADGG; this is encoded by the coding sequence ATGCGTTCGTTCAGCCGGAGGTCCCTCCTCGCGACGACAACGGCGGCGGTCGCCGTCGCGCTGGTGCCGCGAGCGGCGCTCGCCCTCCCGGCGGCTCCGCTCAGCGGCACCGCCCGCGACTACGAGAAGGACGGGCCGCACCAGCCGGTCAAAGCCGCGGGCGACAGCGCACACACGCTCTACTATCCCGGCGACCTCGCTTCGAGCACCGCCAAGCACCCCGTGCTGATCTGGGGCAACGGCACCGGGGCGACCGTCGAACAGTACGAAGCCCTGTTCACCCATCTCGCCAGTTGGGGTTACCTCGTCGCCGCGGCGAACACCGGACAATCCGGCTCCGGCAAGGAGATGCTCGACGGGGCGCGGTATCTGATCGCCGAGAACGCCCGTCAGGGCAGCATTTTCCACGATCGCGTCGACACCGGGGCGATCGCCGCCGCGGGCCATTCCCAGGGGGGCGGCGGCGCCATCGCGGCCGGTGCCGATCCGCTGGTGAAGACCACGCTCCCGATCATGCCGGGACCGCAGGGCACCGTGAGCGCGTTGCACGGACCGGCGTTCTTCGTGTCCGGACAGGCGGACATCATCGTCCCGGCGCCGTATGTCCGCGCACGTTTCGCCGCGTGCGACCAAGTTCCTGCGGTCTATGGGCAGCTGCGCGGGGCCACGCATTTCCTGCAGGGCGACACGCGGTACCGCCTCATCGGCGCGATCACCGCGTGGCTGCAGTACCACCTGGCTGGCGACCAGGCGGCGAAGACCGTGTTCTACGGCCCGAGTCCCGACCTGCGCCAGGACACCGCGGCCTGGTCGGATTTCGCCCGGAACAGCCGAGCGGACGGCGGATGA
- a CDS encoding SGNH/GDSL hydrolase family protein has protein sequence MKAARWAAAAGVAAVTAVLGCQPAGAATYPTSMAALGDSMTRAFNTCLLPWTDCVRNSWATGSAVDSYYQRLRNPDIANHNLAVTGARMNDLPRQAKAAVASRVDLVTVLMGNNDACSGGTGVGTFESQFKEAMTTLAQGLPDAQVKVVSIPDIYQLWDVLHTNKAAVAKWGTFHECDALLANATSTAPADQQRREAFRQRIVDYNAKLASVCGEYPHCQYDGGAGFAARFDPSDVSTVDYFHPSAKGQALIADVAWKALGY, from the coding sequence ATGAAAGCCGCTCGCTGGGCCGCCGCGGCGGGTGTCGCCGCGGTGACCGCGGTGCTCGGCTGCCAACCGGCCGGTGCCGCCACGTATCCGACCTCGATGGCCGCGCTGGGCGATTCGATGACGCGGGCGTTCAACACCTGCCTGCTGCCGTGGACGGACTGTGTCCGCAATTCCTGGGCCACCGGCTCTGCCGTCGACAGCTACTACCAGCGGCTGCGGAATCCGGACATCGCAAACCACAACCTCGCGGTGACCGGCGCCCGGATGAACGACCTGCCCCGGCAGGCGAAGGCCGCGGTCGCCAGCCGGGTCGACCTGGTCACCGTGCTGATGGGCAACAACGACGCCTGTAGTGGTGGCACCGGCGTGGGGACGTTCGAGAGCCAGTTCAAGGAGGCGATGACGACCCTGGCGCAGGGACTGCCCGACGCTCAGGTCAAGGTGGTGTCCATCCCGGACATCTACCAGCTCTGGGACGTCCTGCACACCAATAAAGCCGCGGTCGCGAAGTGGGGCACCTTCCACGAATGCGATGCGCTGCTGGCGAACGCGACCTCGACCGCTCCCGCCGATCAGCAACGCCGGGAAGCTTTCCGGCAGCGGATCGTCGATTACAACGCCAAGCTCGCCTCGGTGTGCGGCGAGTACCCGCATTGTCAGTACGACGGAGGCGCCGGTTTCGCTGCCCGGTTCGATCCGAGTGATGTGTCCACTGTGGATTACTTCCATCCGAGTGCCAAAGGGCAGGCGTTGATCGCTGACGTGGCTTGGAAAGCGCTGGGTTACTGA
- a CDS encoding LysR family transcriptional regulator, whose product MSLRQLELFAALPNFPTLSAAAAHLHISESALSQAVSSLESAVGEQLCVRRKARGLTLTPTGQDFARRARQIVADTHELVLSAGREQELRGPVRLGCYSSFAANVVPELLEGFPKRHPGVSIGITVGTNEELLSDLEAGRLDVALVYDVSLPTGYHRRRIYATELEAHLPPGHPLAAAETVDLADLADEPYIQYDATPGVRNVADAFTARGLEPRIEARVSQIGLVEALVGRGLGYGLLMSRPHALPVSIEGRPVVIRPLDPPVTVSHVVGIWPADMKLTPRASALLDFAAERLGEHGLADAIPARTAPEEAVPLSANGTASGRQ is encoded by the coding sequence GTGAGCCTGCGGCAACTCGAACTCTTCGCGGCACTGCCGAACTTCCCCACGCTCAGCGCGGCCGCGGCGCACCTGCACATTTCGGAGTCCGCGCTGTCCCAGGCCGTGTCGAGCCTGGAGAGCGCCGTGGGCGAGCAGCTGTGCGTGCGGCGCAAGGCCAGAGGGCTCACGCTCACTCCGACCGGTCAGGATTTCGCCAGACGGGCTCGGCAGATCGTGGCCGACACGCACGAACTCGTCCTGAGCGCCGGGCGCGAACAGGAACTGCGGGGTCCGGTGCGGCTCGGCTGCTACTCGAGCTTCGCCGCGAACGTGGTGCCGGAGCTTCTCGAGGGCTTCCCCAAACGGCATCCCGGCGTGAGCATCGGGATCACGGTGGGCACCAACGAAGAGCTGCTCTCCGATCTCGAGGCGGGACGTCTCGACGTGGCCCTCGTCTACGACGTGTCGCTGCCGACCGGTTACCACCGCCGCCGGATCTACGCGACAGAACTCGAGGCGCACCTGCCGCCCGGGCATCCGCTCGCGGCGGCCGAAACAGTGGACCTGGCGGATCTCGCCGACGAGCCCTACATCCAGTACGACGCGACCCCGGGCGTCCGCAACGTGGCGGACGCGTTCACCGCGCGCGGCCTGGAGCCCAGGATCGAAGCCAGGGTCTCCCAGATCGGCCTCGTCGAGGCACTGGTGGGCCGCGGACTCGGGTACGGGCTGCTCATGTCCCGGCCGCATGCGCTCCCCGTGAGCATCGAGGGGCGGCCGGTCGTCATCCGGCCGCTCGACCCTCCGGTCACGGTTTCCCACGTGGTGGGGATCTGGCCGGCGGACATGAAGCTCACTCCGCGCGCCTCCGCCCTTCTCGACTTCGCGGCGGAGCGGCTCGGCGAGCACGGTCTCGCCGACGCGATTCCGGCTCGGACCGCACCTGAGGAAGCGGTGCCGCTCTCGGCGAACGGCACCGCTTCCGGTCGTCAGTAA